From Weissella diestrammenae, a single genomic window includes:
- a CDS encoding ABC transporter ATP-binding protein, with translation MKLLKPYLGKYKGDMFIAIISVAIMAGSSLWQPKLLQGVMQAITDDKMGRVNEIGLQLIIIAVIGLIAGAINAIFAAKIAQNVAADLRESTYRKIQSFSFADIEKFSVGNLVVRMTNDVQQVQTLVMMGFQALIRMPMLFIGALILALMTLPELWWVIILMVILVLVITAGVFSKMGPLFGRIQGLIEKTNNLAKENMQGVRVVKSFNQEANEEARFNTASSELNHVNVTIGYLFSIIMPLFTLIGQLAIAVSIWYVGQHVGTHPDMLASVSSFMNYLMQIMMAIIIGGMLMTFAARGAVSIKRIGEVLSTEPSMTYDAQAPDQELEGTVDFNHVSFKYPGDEKAVLNDISFKANAGEMIGIVGATGSGKTTLAQLIARLFDPTTGTVAVGGVNLKNVNEKSLRRAVAYVLQRATLFSGTIADNLRQGKADASTADMQRAANIAQAAEFVERYEDTFEHQVEERSANFSGGQKQRLSITRGVIAEPKVLILDDSTSALDAKSEKLVKEALDHDLHGTTTFIIAEKISSVINADRILVLDNGQLVGEGTHKELLENSDVYREIYATQKAQEVND, from the coding sequence ATGAAATTGTTGAAGCCCTATTTGGGCAAATATAAAGGCGATATGTTCATTGCAATTATTTCGGTTGCAATCATGGCTGGTTCTTCGTTGTGGCAGCCAAAATTGTTACAAGGGGTTATGCAAGCCATTACAGATGATAAGATGGGACGCGTGAACGAAATCGGGTTACAGCTGATTATTATTGCGGTCATCGGTCTGATTGCTGGTGCAATTAATGCTATTTTTGCGGCCAAGATTGCCCAGAATGTCGCAGCTGATTTACGAGAGAGTACGTATCGTAAAATTCAAAGTTTTTCATTTGCTGATATTGAGAAGTTTTCAGTTGGAAACTTAGTTGTACGAATGACTAATGACGTGCAACAGGTACAAACATTAGTAATGATGGGATTTCAAGCTTTAATTCGGATGCCAATGTTGTTTATTGGGGCGCTCATTTTAGCTTTAATGACTTTGCCAGAATTGTGGTGGGTCATCATTTTAATGGTTATATTGGTATTAGTGATTACAGCGGGTGTTTTCAGTAAAATGGGACCACTCTTTGGTCGGATTCAAGGCTTGATTGAAAAAACGAATAATTTAGCCAAGGAAAATATGCAAGGTGTTCGCGTGGTTAAATCATTTAATCAAGAAGCGAATGAAGAAGCGCGCTTTAACACTGCATCGAGTGAATTGAATCATGTGAATGTCACGATTGGGTATCTTTTCTCAATTATTATGCCGTTATTTACCTTGATTGGCCAATTAGCAATCGCTGTTTCAATTTGGTATGTTGGCCAACATGTTGGCACACATCCAGATATGTTAGCTAGTGTCTCATCATTTATGAATTACCTCATGCAAATCATGATGGCCATCATTATTGGTGGTATGTTGATGACTTTTGCTGCGCGTGGTGCAGTATCAATTAAGCGAATCGGTGAAGTTTTGTCAACGGAACCATCAATGACATATGATGCACAAGCACCTGATCAGGAATTAGAGGGGACGGTTGATTTTAACCATGTCTCATTCAAGTATCCAGGTGATGAGAAAGCTGTACTAAATGATATTTCCTTTAAAGCGAATGCAGGGGAAATGATTGGTATTGTTGGGGCAACCGGTTCTGGAAAGACGACGTTAGCCCAATTAATTGCACGTTTGTTTGATCCAACGACTGGTACGGTCGCTGTTGGTGGTGTGAATTTGAAAAACGTCAATGAAAAATCATTACGGCGGGCTGTGGCGTATGTCTTGCAACGGGCGACACTATTTTCTGGGACAATTGCTGATAATTTACGTCAAGGAAAGGCGGACGCATCAACTGCTGATATGCAACGAGCAGCAAACATTGCCCAAGCAGCGGAATTTGTGGAGCGATATGAAGATACGTTTGAACATCAAGTTGAAGAACGTTCCGCTAATTTCTCAGGGGGACAAAAACAGCGGCTTTCAATTACACGTGGTGTGATTGCGGAACCAAAAGTGTTAATTCTTGACGATTCGACATCTGCACTAGATGCGAAATCAGAAAAACTAGTTAAAGAAGCGCTTGACCATGATTTGCATGGCACGACAACCTTTATTATCGCTGAGAAAATTTCGTCAGTAATTAACGCTGACCGCATTCTTGTTCTCGATAATGGACAACTGGTTGGTGAAGGGACGCATAAAGAATTACTTGAAAATTCTGATGTTTATCGCGAGATTTATGCCACTCAAAAAGCACAGGAGGTAAATGACTAA